A window of Cellulomonas sp. SLBN-39 genomic DNA:
ATGAGGACGACGACGCGGTGGGCGTGGACGTCGAGCGAGAGGTCGTCGAGGACGACGTGGTCGCCGAACGACTTGCGCACGCCGCGGACGCTCAGCAGCGGGGCGTCCGCGGCCCGGGGGTCCTCGGCGCTCACCGCATGGCCCCCGCGCCGGCGAGCCCGCTCTGGGCGCCGAGCCAGCCGGACCGCCGGGCCAGCACGTCCGTGACGCGGGCCAGCGGGATGGTGATGAGCACGAAGAGGACCCCCGCGACGACGTAGGGCGTGAAGTTGGCGTACTCCGCGGTGGCGATCTGGGCGGCGCGCACGGCGTCGATGGCCCCGAGGATCGAGATCAGCCCGGAGTCCTTGGAGAGCGAGACCAGGTCGTTCATCAGCGGTGGTACGACGCGCCGCACGGCCTGCGGCAGGACGACGTGCCGCATGGCCTGCCCCCGGGTCAGCCCCAGGGAACGTGCTGCGGCCACCTGCGAGGGGTGCACCGACTCGATGCCGGCCCGGAACACCTCGGCGACGTACGCCGAGTAGGTGAGCACGAGCGCGAGGCCGCCGAGGACGACGGCGTCGGTGGGGACGCCCTGCAGCCGCAGCCCGGGCAGCCCGAACCCGACGAGCAGCAGCACGAGGATGAGCGGC
This region includes:
- a CDS encoding amino acid ABC transporter permease — its product is MSSPDGPAATGSTPSAWTPSARQRERDAYRRTRARRSTAVALLSTVTLAVVAVLGVRASPGWPRVRASFFDLDVALASLPAVLEGLWLNVRVMAVCAVVIVVVALALALARTVRGPAFLPLRLLATAYVDVFRGLPLILVLLLVGFGLPGLRLQGVPTDAVVLGGLALVLTYSAYVAEVFRAGIESVHPSQVAAARSLGLTRGQAMRHVVLPQAVRRVVPPLMNDLVSLSKDSGLISILGAIDAVRAAQIATAEYANFTPYVVAGVLFVLITIPLARVTDVLARRSGWLGAQSGLAGAGAMR